TCCCATCCGTCGCGGCGCCCGATACGCTCATGTCGCGAGTGCTCACAATCGAAGATGACGAAATCACGGCGAATGAAATCGTCGGCGAATTGAAAAGCCGCGGCTTTACCGTCGATTGGGTCGCGAACGGCCGCGACGGCATGGCGCGCGCGATCAGCGACGATTACGACGTGATCACGCTCGACCGCATGCTGCCCGGCGTCGACGGCCTCACGATCCTGACCACGATGCGCAGCATCGGCGTGCGCACGCCGGTGCTGATGCTGAGCGCGCTCGGCGACGTCGACGAGCGCGTGCGCGGCCTGCGCGCGGGCGGCGACGACTACCTGACGAAACCGTTCGATACCGAGGAAATGACGGCGAGGCTCGAGGTGCTGCTGCGGCGCAGCCAAGCGTCGCCCGCGCCGTTCGAGACGACGCTCGCCGTTGGTCCGCTGACGCTCGATCTGATCTCGCGGAAGGTCTATCGCGACGGCGCGGAGATCGCGCTGCTGCCGACCGAGTACCGCGTGCTCGAGTTCATGATGCGTCATGCCGGGCAGACGATCACGCGGATGATGCTGTTCGAGGCCGTATGGGGCTACCACTTCGACCCCGGCACCAACCTGATCGACGTGCACATGGGCCGCCTGCGCAAGAAGATCGATCCGCCGGATGCGACGCCGATGATCCGGACCGTGCGCGGCGCGGGCTACATCCTTTCGTAAGCGGATTTTTCCGATGGACGCTTCACGCCATGCGCCCGCCGCGCCGGGACGTCGGTGGTATTCGACGACGTTCCGTCTGCTCACCGTCTATGCGGCGACGTTCTCGATTTCGGTAATGGTGCTGCTCGGCTTCATCGCGGCGGCGATCACGCACGACATGGAACGCGAGACCGATGTCGTGATCGACTGGCAGATGATCTACTTCGATGCGATGCCGGACGGCGACATCGCCGGCGCGATTCATCGCCGGCTCGAACACGAGCGAATGCACACGAACTATTACGGCCTCTTCTCCGCGAACGGCACGCACATCGCGGGCGACGTGCTCGCGTTTCCGTCCGAGCTGACGACGTATCGCACCGGCACGACGCTCGACCACACGCTGAAGATCGCAGGCGATCAGGTTGCGCCCGTCGTGCGCGCGATGGCCGAGGTGCGCGCGAACGGCGACAAGCTCGTGCTCGCACGCGACCTCACGCACATCCTGCGCATTCGCGAGGCGATCATCAACGCACTGATCGGCGGCGGCGTTCTGTGCCTCGTGGCCGGCATCGCGGGCGGACTCGCTTTGAGCGTGCGGCAGATGAGCCGGCTCAAGGCGATCCGCCACGTCACGCAGCGCATCGCGCAAGGCGATCTCGGGCAGCGCCTGCCCGTCGGCGGGCGCGACGAGATCGACATGCTGTCGCACCTCGTCAATCACATGCTCGAGGAGGTCGAACGTCTGATGAACGAGGTGAAGGGCGTATGCGACGGCATCGCGCACGATCTGCGCACGCCGCTCGCGCACGTGCATACGCTGCTCGCGCACGCGGCGCAGCGTGCGGACACGCTCGACGACGTCGCATTGTCGAGCCTCGTCGAGCGCGCGCGAACCGAAACGGACGGCCTGCTCGCGCGTTTTCGCGCGATGCTGCGCATCTCGGAGATCGGCACGCTGCAGCGGCGCGGCGGTTTTGCGGCGCTGCAGCAGCGGCACGAGCATGCGCGCGTCGAGATCGGCCGCGACAAGAGGGAGCGGCAACTGCGCGATGCCCATGTGGTTGAGCGCGGCGATGCGCACCATCGCGCTGTTTTCCGATACGAGCACGCTGCCCGCGTAAACGCGATACGCGCCGCTCGCATCGGCGAATTCCCACGAGCGCGCGGTGCCGTCCGATATCGCAAGCAGGCTGTGCTCGCCGAGCTCGGCCGGATTGTGCGGCGTGCCGTGGCGCGCGAGATAGGCAGGCGACGCGACTGTCACCTCGCGGATCGTCGTCAGCGCGCGGCTCACGAGCGTCGAGCTCGCGAGATGGCGATCGTCGGAGAAGCACACGTCGTACGCGCCTTCGACCATGTCGACGTGCGTATCGAACGTCGTCACGTCGAACGCGACGCGCGGGTGCAGGATGCGGTACGCGGCGAGCAGCGGCCCGAGGCCCGAGGCGGCGAAGCTCATCGACGACGCGATGCGCAGCGTGCCGCGCGGATCGCGCGTCGCCTGCACGAGATTCGATTCGATTTCGTCGAGCTTGTCGATGATCGCGCGGCAGCCGTCCAGGTACTCGCGGCCGGCCTCGGTGAGCGACAGGCTGCGCGTTGTGCGGTTCAGCAAGCGCATGTTCAGATGGGCTTCCAGCATGCCGATGCTGCGCGTGACGGCCGCGGCCGACATGCCGAGCTGTCGCGCGGCGAGGTTGAAGCTCGCGAGATCGACCACGCGCGTGAAGACGCGCATCACTTGTAGCTGATTCATGTTCCTGCTCGACGGGCGGAGAGTGCGCACATGATCCGCGAGCGCGAGTAAAACGGGCGCGCCGCGTGGATTAAGGATTTTTCATGTTCGCGCAATGTGAGCAGAGGCGGTGGTCGTGGATCAGGTGCGTCGCGGGTGTGACGCGTTGCGTGCGAAATGCGAAATGCGAAATGCGAAATGCGAAATGCGAAGCGCGAAGCGCGAAGCGCAAGACATGCGGCGCGAGATGGATCGCGTAATGCGCGACTCGAAACGTCGGCACGTCGCGCGACATTCGGTGTGCATCGCATCGGATGTCGTCTGATGCGCGACGCCGCGAACGGCGGATTGCGTTGAGCGCGCCGGGCCGGAATGCCGGCGCTGCTGTCGCGAGGCACGCGTGTCCGCATGCGCTTCGCAAGCGGTTGGTCGAGGGGAGAGAGGCGCGTGCGGTGCGGATCGGGCTAGTCACGACACCGCGCGCTCATCGGTGCGACGGCAAGCGCGGGCGCGCCGGGGCGGCTGGGAGGGGAGTCGAACCGATGTTGAACCGATGTCGGAACGATATGACGAAGACGCGACGCGGGAGCCGATGCGCAGGCGTCGCGTCGATGCGCTTGGCGCGCGCTTCAGCGGTGCGATGCGGGCGCGTGCGACGGCACGCGTCCTAGTTCGGCAGGCTGAACATCGGCTGCTCGGCATCGAGATGGCGCGCGAGCGATTCGTGCAGCTTCGCGAGGCTGTGCGTCGGCAGCGCGAAACTCGCCCAGCCGAGCCCGGTATGCCGCAGGAACAGGACGGCGCCGTCGTACAGCGGGTGCTTTTCGGTGTACCAGCACGGGTCCATTTCCATCACGTACTGCTGCGAACGCGGCGGGACTTCCGGAATCGCGGGCTGCATCGACGCGCGCAGCAGGCTCAGATACTGGATCACGGCGTCGACGTCCTCGGGATCGAGCAGCACCGATGCCTGGTCGATCGAAACCATTACCGTCTTCTTGCCGCGTTCGTCGACCATCTCGATGCTCATCGGGCGTGACATGACTCGCTTCCTCACCGTTGCTGCGTGCGGGGATTATCGACGGGCGGCGCGCGGAGAAATCTGAAACAAGACGGCGGTAGGATGAAATTTCGTTTAAGGAGCGCCCATCGCGGCTTGACCGGCTGCGGGCTTCGGCATGGCCCGATCGGACGCCTGCCGTGCCGTGCCGTGCCGTGCCGTGCCGGGCCGGGCCGGGCCGGGCCGGGCCGGGCCGGGCCGGGCTCGGCGACCGGGCGCTCCGGCCGCCCGTGTTGCCGATGCACGGCCGCGTTTCGGGGCGCTCGGCAACGGCCGATCCGCGCATCGACCGGAGTGGCCGGAGGATGTTCGAGCGCCGGCCGGGCGGCGCGCCGTTGCCCGGTGCTCGGGCGACGCGGGATCGTCGGCTGGATTCCAGCCCGGATCTGCCTCGAATTCCCTCGAATTCGCCGGGAATCCGCCCCGAATCCGCCCCGAACGCCGCGCCAGCGCCGCTTGCCCGGGATGCGCGCCCCGCTCGAACGCTGATTGGTCCGGGGCGATTCCGTCGTGCGCCTCGGAATCCGCGCACGTCCATTCGAGCCGCCAATGCATCGCCCAGCCTCCGACGATCCCGCGCGAAGCCCGCCCAGCCAAGCTCGCAGCGGCGTTCCGGCCGCCCCCGCGCGGCCCGCCGAATCGACGCGCGATCTCACCGTCCGCTGCCCGTTCGGCACCCGTGCGCTGCCCCGCCTCCCTCGATCTCCGGCCGCCGGAGCAGTGCGTGAGACTTGCCTCATAATCAGGCACAGCCGATACTCTTGGATTCCGCGAAATTCCCCCTTCCAACTGATTGAACGGTTTTCGTCATGACCACGATTCTTGAAAATCTCCCGGCCGGCCAGAAAGTCGGCATCGCGTTCTCCGGCGGGCTCGACACGAGCGCCGCGCTGCACTGGATGCGCATCAAGGGGGCCGTTCCTTACGCGTACACGGCCAATCTCGGCCAGCCCGACGAAGACGACTACGATGCGATCCCGAAGCGCGCGATCCAGTACGGCGCCGAGGGCGCACGCCTGATTGACTGCCGCGCGCAGCTCGTGGCCGAAGGGATCGCGGCGCTCCAGTGCGGCGCGTTCCACATCTCGACGGCCGGCGTCACGTATTTCAATACGACCCCGATTGGCCGCGCCGTGACGGGCACGATGCTCGTCGCCGCGATGAAGGAGGACGGCGTCAACATCTGGGGCGACGGCAGCACGTACAAGGGCAACGACATCGAGCGCTTCTACCGCTACGGCCTGCTCGTCAATCCGGATCTGAAGATCTACAAGCCGTGGCTCGATCAGCAGTTCATCGACGAGCTGGGCGGCCGCGCGGAAATGTCCGAATTCATGCGCCAGGCCGGCTTCGAGTACAAGATGTCGGCGGAGAAGGCGTATTCGACCGATTCGAACCTGCTGGGCGCGACGCACGAGGCGAAGGATCTCGAGAGCCTCGAGAGCGGCATCAAGATCGTCAATCCGATCATGGGCGTCGCGTTCTGGCGCGACGACGTGAAGATCGACAAGGAAGCGGTGACGGTCCGCTTCGAAGAGGGCCGCCCCGTCGCGCTGAACGGCGTCGAGTACAAGGATGCGGTCGAGCTGCTGCTCGAGGCGAACCGGATCGGCGGCCGCCACGGCCTCGGGATGAGCGACCAGATCGAGAACCGGATCATCGAGGCGAAGAGCCGCGGCATCTATGAAGCCCCGGGGCTTGCACTGCTGTACATCGCGTACGAGCGCCTCGTCACCGGCATCCACAACGAAGACACGATCGAGCAGTACCGCGAGAACGGCCGCCGCCTCGGCCGCCTGCTGTACCAGGGCCGCTGGTTCGATCCGCAGGCGATCATGCTGCGCGAGACCGCGCAGCGCTGGGTCGCGCGCGCGGTCACGGGCGAGGTGACGGTCGAGCTGCGCCGCGGCAACGACTATTCGATTCTCGCCACGCGCTCGCCGAACCTGACGTACCAGCCGGAGCGCCTGTCGATGGAGAAGGTGCAGTCGACGTTCTCGCCGCGCGACCGGATCGGCCAGTTGACGATGCGCAACCTCGACATCACCGACACCCGCGACAAGCTGCGCATCTACTCGGAAGTCGGCCTGCTCACGCCGGGCGAATCGTCGGCGCTGCCGAAGCTGAAGGAAGACGAGAGCGGCAACTGACGCGCCCGCGTCCGGATGTCCTGACGTCCGCTCGGCGCCGCGCGCGGCCGTGCGCGAACCGGTGTTCGCGCCCGGCTGCGGCAGCGCAGGCCGGACGGCCGATGTGAAGAAAAAACCGCGCCGCAATCGCGCGGGCGGCGCGCGGCGAAGGCGCGCAAAATCGCGGGCCGCTCGCCGGGCCGCGTCGCGGGGCCGGGGGCGAGCGCGCCGGCTGGCCCGTACATGAGCGCACGCGCATCAACCGCTGAACGGCGCCGCTCTCGCGCGTTCGTCGAACCGATAACAAGAATGGGGGTTGATATGTTCCAGATGCTTCCGTCGATGACATTCGGCCGACGCCTGTCGGTGTGGTGGTCGTGCATGTGGCGCCAAACGCTCGCGAGCGCGCCGGTGTGGATTCTCGGCGTGGCGATCGTCGGGCTCGCGATATGGCAGCCCCATCCCGTCGCCGGCGAGCCGCCGAGCGGCAAGGCGATGGCGCTTGCGATCGTGGTCTTCGTCGTCTGCTTCGCGATCTGCCTGCCGATCACCGGATACACGGTGCGCCGGGGGTTCGCCGCGCACGCGCTGACTGCGCCGGGCCGCGTGTCGTTCAGGCAGGCGTTGATGATCGGATTGACGACGGCCGGCTGGGCCGCGCTCGCCGCGCTGCCGATCAGTGCGGTGACGCTGCCGCTGCGCCATGGCGGCCATCTGCTCGCCGGTCAGGCGATTGGCCTCGTGCTGAACGTCGTGGCCGGCATGTACATCGTGCTGCCGCGGCAGGCGCGGCGGCTGCGGCGGCTCGCGGGCGAATCCGCATGATGCCGCGCATGCTCGGGTTGCGCGGCGCTTCGACGAAGGGGGGCGAATGAACTGGGGAATCCGCATGCGGGCGGCGGCCGCGTTTTCTGCAGGCCTTTCGGCGAGCCTCTTGGCGAGCCTTTCTGCGATCGCCGCCGGTCCCGCGATCGACTCGGGCCGATATCTGTACGTCGAAGGCGGCAGCGCGCACGGCGTGCTGAGCATCAAGGGCAACGCGTTCGACATCGAGACGATGGGCAGCAACTGCCACACCTGCGCGCTGAGCGGCACGCTCGAAGGACGCGTCGGCATCGCGCGCGACGGCGACAACGTATGCCGGATCGCGGTGTCCGGCGGGCACGGCGCCGTCAAGCTGGATACGTCCGGCTCGGACGCGTGCCGGGACTTTTGCGGGATGCGCGCGTCGTTCGACGGCGAGTATCGTCGCCCGGGCGCCGCGTGCACCGATCGCGCGCGGGACGTGCGCACCGAGCGGTCGCACAAGCAATACGCGGCGCACGACTACGATGCGGCGCGCGCGACGCTGAAATCGCTGCTCGACGAATGCAGCGGCTTCATGGGCTGGATCGAGCTGGATCGCGCGAAGAGCGATCTGGCGCTCACGGAGTACCACCGCGGCGATCGCGCGCAATGCGTGGCCGTGCTGTCCGATACCGTCGCCTATCGCGCGCAGC
Above is a window of Burkholderia thailandensis E264 DNA encoding:
- a CDS encoding response regulator transcription factor; the protein is MSRVLTIEDDEITANEIVGELKSRGFTVDWVANGRDGMARAISDDYDVITLDRMLPGVDGLTILTTMRSIGVRTPVLMLSALGDVDERVRGLRAGGDDYLTKPFDTEEMTARLEVLLRRSQASPAPFETTLAVGPLTLDLISRKVYRDGAEIALLPTEYRVLEFMMRHAGQTITRMMLFEAVWGYHFDPGTNLIDVHMGRLRKKIDPPDATPMIRTVRGAGYILS
- the argG gene encoding argininosuccinate synthase, with the protein product MTTILENLPAGQKVGIAFSGGLDTSAALHWMRIKGAVPYAYTANLGQPDEDDYDAIPKRAIQYGAEGARLIDCRAQLVAEGIAALQCGAFHISTAGVTYFNTTPIGRAVTGTMLVAAMKEDGVNIWGDGSTYKGNDIERFYRYGLLVNPDLKIYKPWLDQQFIDELGGRAEMSEFMRQAGFEYKMSAEKAYSTDSNLLGATHEAKDLESLESGIKIVNPIMGVAFWRDDVKIDKEAVTVRFEEGRPVALNGVEYKDAVELLLEANRIGGRHGLGMSDQIENRIIEAKSRGIYEAPGLALLYIAYERLVTGIHNEDTIEQYRENGRRLGRLLYQGRWFDPQAIMLRETAQRWVARAVTGEVTVELRRGNDYSILATRSPNLTYQPERLSMEKVQSTFSPRDRIGQLTMRNLDITDTRDKLRIYSEVGLLTPGESSALPKLKEDESGN